From Corvus moneduloides isolate bCorMon1 chromosome 2, bCorMon1.pri, whole genome shotgun sequence, one genomic window encodes:
- the DYNLT3 gene encoding dynein light chain Tctex-type 3 yields the protein MEDFHPHNDEMIFNADEAHNIVKECIESVLGKADYNHNKVNQWTAAIVEQSLTHLVKLGKTYKYIVTCAVMQRSGAGLHTASSCFWDTTTDGTCTVRWENRTMNCIVNVFAVAIIL from the exons ATGGAGGATTTTCACCCCCACAACGACGAG ATGATCTTCAATGCTGATGAGGCCCACAACATAGTTAAAGAG TGCATAGAAAGTGTTTTAGGCAAGGCAGATTATAATCACAACAAAGTCAACCAATGGACTGCTGCTATAGTAGAACAGTCGCTGACACATCTGGTGAAACTTGGGAAAACCTATAAGTACATTG TTACCTGTGCAGTGATGCAGAGGAGTGGAGCTGGTCTCCACACAGCAAGTTCATGCTTCTGGGATACCACAACTGATG GAACCTGCACAGTGAGATGGGAAAACAGAACCATGAACTGCATTGTCAATGTATTTGCTGTTGCTATTATCCTGTAG